CAACTGCAAAGCCTGCAGAAAAAGTTTTAACACAAAAAATCAGTTTGAGAATCATGCGATATcaaaaaaacacaaagaaaAAGCCTTATCTTTCCATGATGAGGATGTTCTTGAAGCCACTACATTAGAAGCATCGAAAAATGGCGAAAATTTATCAGCTAAAAATAACTGCCGACCAAATTCTCGCTTCAAAAATCCTCCTGAAACCCTCGAAGACATGGAAATTGATTCAGAAGTCGAATCTATAGATTCGGACGAATGGATAGAAGATACTGAAAATCCGGTTGAAAATAATGACTGTCTTTTCTGTAGTCATCACAGCAGGTCCTTTGTCCGTAATCTTAAACACATGACCGAAGCTCATTCTTTCTTCTTACCTGATCCTGAATACTGCACGAACCCCAGAGGATTGCTGATATATCTTGGTGAGAAAGTTTATGCAGGGTACATGTGCCTTTGGTGCAATAACTCTGGTAAAGCATTCCAAAGTGCGGAGGCAGCCAGAACTCACATGCTGGACAAAGGACACTGCAAGATGCTCCACGAAGGAGAAGCTCTGGCAGAGTACGCAGACTTCTATGACTACTCTTCGAGTTATCCTGATGAAGGGCACGAAAATCCAGATGAAGAGGTCCAAATTCCAGAAATTGATGATACCGATTATCAATTAGTGCTCCCATCTGGAGCCACTATTGGACACAGATCTCTAATGCGGTATTATAAACAGAGTTTGGATCCAAATAGAGCACTAGCTCTGCCAAAAAGAGATAAATTGCGAGCAGTTTTAACACAATATAGAGCTCTGGGGTGGACTGATACACAGAAGGAAGCTGCGATCAAGAAAGCTAGGGATATAAGATACATGCAAAAAGTTCAAGCTAGATACTCGACACAGCTACAATTTAAAGCGAATAAATTGCAGAAACATTTCAGGCAACAAGTCAATTTCTAGGTGGTAATTGTTGCGTTACTGATCACAGTAATTATATATCAATAAACAGTCTCAACAGGAACTATTATCGAaaacggtaacttttttcttcacctcacTTTTGAGATGAAATATTATCGCCCCTTCTTGTTCAAATTACTTTAAGTTTTTTCCGAACGTTTTTGTTTCCCCACGTAAACTATCGACGATCATCTTTGTGCCtttcatttaaaattaacgATATTGAAAGATGTTAAAATCATTGTTATACAGTTCAGTTCAGATGCTGGCATTCACATTTGAGCACTTGTAAATTGAGGTCGAACGTTGCAGTTCTAAATACACTTCATTACACCGAGTGTATGTTTAGAACAACATTCATATTCTATTTACCTGATTTAAATTATTGTGTTGACCTGTAGAACTTTACAAAGTTCCTACGACATCATTGTAATATGAATTCTTTGATGCATATGATAGTTgaggaaataaatgaatgctGTGACATGGATTATagtaaaattgaggatttATTCTGTTGACACCcttaaaaaataacattcatatgtaatattatttgtattaGTTTTAGTTGTTCTATCTTTCTGGAATACTTCTTAACaacgaaaatattattcaatcatATTTATACTTTAGTAACATCATCCCCCAGGGATGTGGACCCGTTTCtcaacaataaattttatgaGGTAAATCTGTGCTTCAActtctataaaaaaatatcaatagaaTACAATATTGGCCGCAggttcaatatttttgcaatCTAAATCGTGAGCTTCCACTCTTTGGTATTTTACCAACACCCTACATTACTTGtagcgaaattttttaattccgttTCAacttatttatgtatataaggGCACCAATGTTCTCAGGTGACAAATTATTTCGTAAACTCTAGACTTTCATCAGTGTGTGAAATCATTGTCacattcttaaaaaaattttaacacttaTTTAACGTTATTCTTGTTTGTTATACTTCACGACAAGTCatacaacaattttcttttcttttttctaaacacGTTTGTAACAGTATAATTGTGTAATACACACAaacatttgtatatatatatactttcaaAACATTCATGGTTTATCATTGATTAAGGAAAGTTCCTTTAGAACACAGACACATGAacaatatctatacatatatataatatatgataaTTGGTATTTTCGTATTCAACAATTCCAGCttgacttttcattttttcaagtattcaGTTTCACGTATGTATACGATTAAATATAAGAAAGCTTTTATTGTCACGTTCAAAAAGACgaaacgtatacatatatgtatacatgtagatCATATCTACTTATGTGTATAGTGTAAATATATGTTCATTTTTAAACTATATCATTTCATCTTTTGTGCGTTGGTCTGAATACAACATGTATAATCATGTACGcttattccaaaatttttaccatcaaCTTTAAAGCTTCGTGTGGTGGTGGCGGTCTAATATTTTCATCTATTTCGCTGTATGGAATCTCCGCCACAGTTTTAAatccaaaattttcacagattttCTGGGAGTATACACCAGTCGCGTCAGCTTTGAATACCTATAAAAACAGTCGTACCAAtctaaaatattgatatataaATTATCTTCGACAAGtatctttttcaatttaacgCATCACATTTGTATGTAGAAATTTTGATATAAATTTAAGTAAACCGAATTAAAACTGGGTGTTATATGTTATATGTTTGATATAATATGTTTCAATGTTTCAATTTATCATATGTTTTAATATGTTTCAACTCtctaaatgaaagaaatttaataatataattgttcAGGTATGATTACGTATAAACTGCAAGTATGATGAATATCTGGTTGTAGGAGAAATGGCAAAGatcattgaaaaatctttaccACGATAGATTTTATGATAATACATGATATTAGTGATAGTGATAATTATAGTAGCACGGCTACTGTCTGTATGCGGTAAAAGGTCAAAcgaaaaacattaaaatttaatatttacacATTGCGGCGTAGACAGAAAACAAAACCATCCATGCAAATGAACGGAACTTCGCATGCTGAAAACATAGAAACAGAAATTAATGGACTATTCGCCGCATAGCTTAGGATTACTCATCTTTAATTTAAACACATATCatccattcaaatttttaagaagCCAAATATGTCAGTTTTCCTTATGTAAAATTGTGGATAAAATCGTACTCAAGTCCCTCCAGCCATGAGATGAGACCACgcatttcaacaaaaaaatttggcacACGTTTGCGCCAAATAGGTATTTCTGAGccatatttaattttagaaaACCTCCGGACTGGATATAATTGTTTATGATTTTTAAGGTCCGAAAACAAGTAGTCTGATGCGCATTTAGTTCTACTGAAAAATGCCTGACTTAGCAATATCACCGGGCGCTTCCCTTAAATGGATCAAGCTTTTTTCTATGCAAAGTATACGTGGAAAGAGAAGAGACATATACTTTTAGTTAcctataaaacttttttgaaaaatttcaaaacatttttcaaaaggtAGCGTTCATTGATCGCTCTATGAACAATGTTACCAGAgatattattgttaaattaGGCGGCGCGTTcacttttcacaaaaattgattactttttacttggaaaaaacaaaacattcttaacgaagaaaaatacatgCTTTCTCTCTTCCCGTATACTTTGCGCAAGAAAAGTTGGGagcgatttaaaaaatacgagATTAATTCTTGTCCGATTTGACGTGGAATCGCTCATACCCCCAATTTTCTCCTGTAAAGTTTCTTTGTCTTGAATGCAGCACAAATACGGGTATATATAGGGAGATGAAAAACTGATTCtcgaattataaataatcgtaACGAAAATAATGGTATATAATTAATCAGGTGACTGGCTATAAGGATGTAGCATTCCCAAATTAGGTACCTTAAATCCGGCTTGCTTTGCAGTTTCCATACTATCAGTCATCAAGGTAGATGCCAAGCCTTTACCTCTGAAGTTTTCGTCGACACTTAAAATTCGACATTCAAAAAGCTCTTCGATATCGtaggttgaaaataaatcaaccTTTTCATTTACACCGTATAGTAACGTAAAAattgctttgaatttttcatcggcCGTTTCCAGGAGACGCGATTCCGCCTCCTCTCGTTCGCTTTTCTTTACCGTACCATTCAGAGCAACTCCTGCGATCTAAAAACACTCGGATTAATACCCAAGAGTGAACGATGCCCACAAGTACACGCGATAAGTATACGAAGTGAATACTCGAAAATGATAATTAGGACTTCTTCAAATCTGTGCTGTGTTATAAAAGTTGTATGTTCACAACTTAGCCGGTGAATCAAGTAAGACTAACACTAAATCAATATGGTCACCGTTGATACgcttacaaatttatttcgacgACATAAGTTTATAAGATAGATAAGATAAGGAAGATGTATTGGCAAGAACagtttagtttttatttaacttttGACGCCGCAACGAGTTCCTAAACCCTAGATACTCAAATTGCGGAATTTACTCATACtcatgtgtacatatatgccTGCAAATGGTTTACTCTTTACAATTGAAGTACGAGAATCTTCAATACAATAATAGTAAACCAGAGATTGTGAGTTAGCATATGGAGCTTTCTACGTGAAATTGACAAGTCGAAAGCCCTCGTCACCTCAATTTTCTTCAGGGAATTTTTTGCATGGTAGTAATTTCTCTGGAACACTCTCCTCATTTTTCCAGATCTATTTTCGAATCATTGCCGATTTATTGGATTTTCTTGAGTTAAAAATAACGCCCTTACCGATCATTTTGAAACGGCAATTATTTTCCAACAACATTGAAGGTGCggacggatttttttttttttttttttttgttcaaatttcaacattttttttcttcaacactATACATTAACCGAAGCGCCACGCAATAAAATGttgatatgtatgtatttagaACAACAGAATGTATTTAACGATAGAATGTGACATCTATATGACATCAGAAAACGAAAGATTAAtccacttgaaaaattttcaattgctattatttatgtttttctAATATGTAGGTGTAATCTTCTCGACGGGATATACATTCATTCTCATTTATCTATCGCATCAATGcgatattgaagaaaaataaaataaaaatctaatgaaaaaaagtcttgGTTACCACTTTCAATTTTGATGGGAAATGTTTGTCCTACATCATAGAATTTTTGTGAATCTTTTCAAGCATAGTCAAGAACATATTTTGaacttgcaaaaattgataactCGTGGCGCAAacggtttgaaaaagaaatccgAAAAACCACGAAAGAGTATTTCAGACGGAGTACTAACTACTACCATACACAATAATCGCCGATCAAAAGTGAGATGGAGAGGGCTTTCGATTTGTCGACTTCATGTGGAACGCCCCTTACATACTGCCAAAGCGAGAGTAGTATACCACTGTTAAACTATCTTCGTAGTGATACGCCAACGCATCACAATACAACAACATAATCAACAGATGAAGATATTCATTCGCGAATACATGGGAACTAGACAGATATAGTTAAATCTTACAATTTTATGCGTTTATTTTTGTAAAGCAAAAATGACTAAATTACTAATATTCACTGTGTATGTATTGAACATATTGTAGGAATATAATTCAAGCAAATAATGATTTACCACCCCGTCTTCGGTGACAGCCATCCGCGAGAAGCCCTGCTGGAGGGTAGCCAAACTGTGTCGCTCCAGTGCTGCGTGAGGTTCACCACGTTTGCAAAGTTTCACTGCCTTGTTGAGCGGCTCGTCagcgaagaaattttttctcaggtGGACGATCACGTCGGAAAATCTATCTTCCTGGATCGACACAACTTTCATGTCGGAGGCCATGTTATGGAATGGGCAGGAATATCCAGACGCACGCGTCTTCGACGAGAAGCGAGGGTAGAGAGAACAAGGGTACATAAAGGCTGGGTCTCTGTCTATATATCGATTGACCCAATTCAACGAATTTTACTCTATGGgatcattatttcattattctgATATACAGAGCGTCAGAATCTTATTAACCGAGAGCTGTCAGTTCTACCCGCTAAATTGCCGAGACTTACCTATCATGCATGCAGTATAAAATTTGCGCATACAAGCAGCAATCGGCACGAGTAATTTACGTATGTATCCGggtgtgtataaaatatacctacgcgaatgaaatattttttacaggttttgattttttattggtaaaacagatttcgtttcattttaagTGTTTCAAACTGACTGTTCATCAGATCTAAAACAAATTATAAGGAAGTTTCAAACGATTGAGAAATCCGTAAGAAAAATGGATGgacgaaatttctttttcttttttaaattgttttactTTAACTTGAAAACTCACGCAACAAAATGACTTTACAAGCCAACCAAGGTAATGAAATGATAATTAAGCAGTAAATAAATTCAGAAGTAATAAAAGAATGGATcctgaaaaatgagaaaatactTTGTAAAAATGTCCGACTCTGAAGATACATGAACCAAGAAAAAACGACACACAATTAGCGACGATGAAGTAGAAAATGGTTAAGCCCTATTGTACACCCTAAAGACAAGTTCGTACTGAGCCCCTTGTACAGGAATAGTTTGCCAGTTActtaaaaaaacttgaaagtgAACTTCAAACAGCGATTCGAAAACTTTAAGTATTTCGTATAATACGGAAAACTTCCGTTTTCTTCTGGATAATATATTAATGTATCCTCCATTTTGGATCGATTGACTACCATGCAAGTAGAAATGGTTTCCTCTCTAACACACTCAAAACCTTTCCTTTTTGTTATTTTGCTCAGTGCAATATTCCAAACCCGTTTCTGCAAATGGttgattgaatgaaataaagcATTCGTACAAATATTCGCGAGCGATTCCAAAGTCGAAATTTTAGCCTTACGGTAGACTTGCAGGTACTAATATATAAAGTCTTTTTTATCCCTTAGTCCCATTCAGAACCTTGAGAGATCTACCTGCTCATACTATCTACCTACAATATGTCCTAATCGAATCCTGAATTACCCCTGAGTAACTTGTGCGTCTACCGCTAGGGGCGCCGAGGCGCATTTTGTTCTCGTATTTGATAATGCGCAGCGTATCAATATGAGTTGAGCGCGTCGACTCACCGTATTTTGTCTGGACTGGATCGTGCCTTCAAGCTGGTTCGGTTCTCATTGGGCAAGATACTGATCGTTTAGAGATTCTTCGAGCCAACGGCAGTCGaagataattttctgcttctgCTACCCTACTAAGGTATGTCGCCAAATTGCATGCGTGTACTCAATTGTACCGGAGTCATGACGCTTTGGTATTCAAACGGGAAATTCGCTCAGTGAGGTGCAACAATATTCTTTTGTAAATAATCTTTTGGGTGGAGTTTGCTACTATCCAGTGTATAATCGTACCGTAAGATCTCATTCCCGATGCCGGAGCAAAATATTATCAGAAAGATAAATTCCGAGGGCAACATTTGTTTATGCAAATTGGAAAACGGCGGACAAATTACGATTACATACTTGGATGTAATGGGTCGAGAAAGGGTGATACCTAAATGATTTATCGACAATTTGAGTTTTCAGTTTAATTATGCAAGTGAGTGGTTCAATATTTCTTTATGACTTTCCCTTGAACAGAAATAAACGGGGGAGATATGACTTAGCAGAcgagaataaaataacgaaaacacAGGGTAAaatataaagatatatatattttatatacatatatatatcttctAATAACAAATTCAGCAGCATAGGCCAAATTTTCTCACTACATGTCGACTACAAAATtgcaatttgcaattttaataCTGCGCGAATAAATTAATGGCATGAAGAAATGTGTACCTCATAAACTCGACATTAATCCAAAACtacttgtataattttatgataATCGAGCtaccattaattttttcacgctgtaaaaatattttataaatttataacaatcTTAATAGTATCAGTCTACGAAGTTATACTAGTACTTAAAATAGTTAAATGATACAATTGTTGTAACAGTCATTGAtatcattttcaaacattcgCTTAGCGGGTACCTTATGCATACGTGTCAGCATGTATCGTgcttatacacacatacataacACACGTTTAGATATATTCACATCATAGTTCAATctataattcaataattctCTTTTTTACTCATGCAACATTCACTCTTTAAAATaactataatattatttattgtctACGTGACATTGCATTTTGTATGTATCTCTATAACAAAGTACGCTGTGTTTATgagaataagaatttttttaaattcagcaGTGTGCCAATGATGAGGATACTACGATATCAATCGAATAGCGTGTACGATATAACTCTCTTGCTATAAAATTTAGTACAGAAATCTGCGAAATATATTCTACAGAAtattaaacaataataaagaaaactaTGAAAGTTGGCATATTTTTGTCCAACAATAAATGGCATCTACAGTTACTAACAATTAATAGAAGTTCAGCAGATAACATTTTAATATCCAACAAATTTATAAAGCACCTGTTATTTACAAATTGCTGTGTAAAAAATGGCACTTGAAAAATTGTCGCGGATAGATTTAGTTACCTTTCAACTACCGATAAACACAATTaaacattaataattataaaatgtaaAGACCCCTTTTGGTGTAAGAAAGTCTTGACTAATTTTAAGCAATAATCTCTTGCAACAAAAATTGATCAGTTATTGTTGGAGAATATTGCCAAAATGATTATTCTTCTACGTTGGGTATTCGCTTGAATCAAGAACTGCAATTACAGGATATTCATactaaattcaattttgtgcGCTCTCTTCAATCttcatcaattttaaattcaatatgAAACCAACTGATTTGATCGTCATATCATTTGTTCACATTGTTATTCAAGCCACTTTTGACCATCAGATGATTTAATATCTTAAAGAGACTTGGTGATATTGTGAAAAAGCCGCTTTCCCCACCAAGACTCCAAATCGAATGGTTTGAAGTCTGAAATTATACAGTCGAAatgtttaattaaataatgacTTCAtctattcaacaattttcagaAGTAATTAACAGGTATacaaaagtttaatttctcACAACATGCTCTGAGATATCTAATACAAAATTATGTAACAAGACTTTTGTAATATTGAATCTAGATTCATTGCATGTCATTCTAAGACAACTATTTGTGTAAATAAATCTAATAACCTGAGATGTAAAGCTGAGATTAAATGATAAATTAGAAATCAACCTTACCCTGTAAGACAACGTTAGGTTCTCCATCGTTGTAATATACTATCGCCCCAGGGCCTGTAATGAAATTGTGCCAAACGGTCAATCTTTTGTTGCTTTACTTGCTTCTAGAATGACTAAATCatccaatttttaatcaatctgacgcaggaaaaaatatattgcctcaaaaatcgttaattattattttggattttcaaGTTGTATTTATTACTTGATATAAAGTATTCTATaaaggtaaataaaaaaatagcaagCCGCATTCAAATAAGATATAATTGAATAGCAATCAGTGGATATGCAAGGTGACCAACGGCGACCACCAATTATGCATAACTTAAttgcttgcaaaaaaaaaagaagaaataaagttCTTTTTCAATAAGTTGAAGGGACAAGTAGTTTTCAAGTTGTTCTTCATGAATCGCAGAGGACTTTTAGAACTTTTACCCACATACGTGCTCATTGATAGATTCACGGCACTAAGTTCTAACAGATGCTTCTCATTGGTGAACGCTAATAACTTTCAATGCGTAATCATGATTTGATTGTACCTTGAACTTTTGGAAAAGAAacttaatttatattcaattggaaaaaaaataacctttCCAAGAACTGGCAGTTAACGTTAAATGATCGTGTATATAACTGCAAGTAATTCAccaatgagaatgaaaatatagaTTGAGGCTAGTGATTTTCGATTACTTACTGCATGGCTCAGAACATTCCGAACCATCTGAGGACTCACTGTTCTGTGTGCTGACTTGACTCCACGCTGAAAGGAGATTAAATCATATAGTTAGATTTGCtatgaattgaataaatttaattcgaaTAATGTTACTTATAAAAACacttgtttaaaataattatattcaaaaatatgtcTGGATTAATACATGTATTAAATCCTAACATACTGTAAGTATGTTTTCTTCTGAATATTCAAGATggtgtttcagaaaaagtataagtatatttctgttttttcctgGGCTCTGAAGctgcaaaatgaaatttttctaaatttcgcAGTTGCATGGTAATGCTCGAAAATACCACAACTGCTATAATTACGgatgaaatttacaaaaaaattgagttcgATCATCGATTGTTTGTGATTTATTCGATTCATGTGATGATGCATTATTTTCACAGAGATATATAACTATACACCATACCACCATATTTcttcatgaataaaaattaaaaactaaggATGAGCTAAAATGATATATTTCTCGATATGGTATGAACTTGATTATTCTATTCTGcgaagcaaaaaattaaaatcaataaataagtCCTAAAGagactgtatttttttatattaaattcCCGAAATTATCAAGATTATTCTCAGAACAGTTTTCCGCAAATATTATCACAGAAGTCAAAGTTGTAGTAAGATAAATAGATTTAAGATTTAGTATATGGAAGAACAGATAAATGTGCAGAGTGTGAAGTTACAGGCCCCCCAGGTTGAAAGCATGAGTGCCATGTGTTACACATGTCTGAAATCTGTTGCAAATGATGAATAGCTTTTTTTAGAAATAGCCTTCCTATGAGAGTTACGAAGCTATCCAGACCAAGTTTTACATTATGCGACAAATTGTTAAAGAAACACATTAAATTGATAAGCAGCCTGCACAGCACGCAACCTTGcagaaatatttcttcaatatttctaTACTGCAATGGCAGTTTCAGCGTTGCAAAAATATCGCAATTCAATCGGTGCACTCGAAATGATGCATAAATAATCCAGTAATATTACAGTTATCTTATTTTATTGTGTGTTGAATTGAGGATTCAAAATACCTTTCCTAGATATTGGTATATCAAAtgctacattttttaattactgttATCTTTATAATCATTTATCTACATCTTACATTTAACTGCAGATTAATCAATTCTTCAGTATATTAGATAGGTAGccttttttcatccaatcTGTCTTGAACAATGGCTAATGAAGCAACGGTTGAACGAAAGAAACGAGATTTTATTCACCGCGTGGATACACAGGTCCTTTGAAAGGCGACCTTTTGCTAAGTCAGAAGCTTGTTCATTTCATTAAATCATTACAGCAATATTGCAAGTATAGAAGAACTGGCCTCAAAATGTTGCTCCGCAATGTCTAGAGCATTGCGGGAAGATTGAgcaatatatttgaaatattacaatCTTGCCATGtgatattgttgaaattttctgcaaaaataCGTGCTGTGTAGAAAGTAGGATGTCAACCATTTCTTTCCGTCAGTtataaatgtggaaaaaaaaaaacaaaaaaaaactgaagattaaGAATAATGTTTAAAGTCATTAATTACATTCGTAAACAAATTTAATAAGTTCCTCGTGCTGTGGAGTAATTGCCTCTTGATTCTGAAGGTGCCTTTGAGAACTGAATTTTGATTTCCCATTGATGTGGAAGACAGGCTTTGGTACAtgactaaaagaaaaaaatatcagaaaaattAGTGCTTGTTGGAGAAGATTGTAGCATTTAAACCGATTCAATGCATTAAATgattcagaaaaattgaaatatggaACGAACGATAAATCATATCAAACTAAACTTGCGAAATATGTTGCAATTAGAGCgctgtatttttatattcttaatGTTTTAAGAAAATACTTTAGAGCTGACTAAGGTTCGAAGtacattttataatttattcaagtgTCATAAACATTGCAATTGCCACATTATCTTTTATGACTAGCtcagtttttcaataattcataaCAAAATGCGCTGATTTTAACCTTTAACAGCATCTGATATTCTTTGTTGTGATCaatatcataattattattattcattcagaAACCCCATTTTTATAAACTTGCCAAGATTCATTGTTTACTCAGGAAATGACTCGTAATCAGATCAAACAAATTCATTGCAAGGAAGGCAATTTTTGTTCCTCATTCTCAATGAGACACATTACATACTGAGGATATGGATATTAATCAGTGCATGTCATCATGTTTTAATTAACTtgaacgaaataaaatcaccttgtgatatttttcaacgaattccaagttaccaaataaatttttatgttaatTATCTATTATCAATGGTGTGTGGCATGAAAGGAACGGTATAAATACTCTACAGTTGCTATGGGAGATGGCTTGCAACTATGTATCATTGCGTAATATTGCGTGGAACAAATAGGTGTAAGTGATTGTTGCCTCAATGGGAATCTAATCATCGTCAGTAAATTAACTCGTTACGTTAAACCGATTACCCAACAATGAATTTCGACCGAATTACATACGAATATACTCACTTAGTTACATCGTGATTTTCATCAGGATCTGATTTTCTCGTAAGATCACGCAGCGTTTCTAGCCTCTCCAAGTTTTGACTAATTCCTGAAAGAATTAACTTGACATGtaaattaatttgtttatttattactaaCTATCTATCCCGGTTcattaaaatcattttctacCTCTTCGCGTCTTTGCTACGATTTTACTAGGCCCCTTCGAGACAGTGTACATGATTTTTTACGAAGAAAACTTACTCAGTGCTAAGTGGTAT
The genomic region above belongs to Diprion similis isolate iyDipSimi1 chromosome 8, iyDipSimi1.1, whole genome shotgun sequence and contains:
- the LOC124409963 gene encoding MAPK regulated corepressor interacting protein 2-like isoform X5; this translates as MYTVSKGPSKIVAKTRRGISQNLERLETLRDLTRKSDPDENHDVTNHVPKPVFHINGKSKFSSQRHLQNQEAITPQHEELIKFVYESWSQVSTQNSESSDGSECSEPCNFKPFDLESWWGKRLFHNITKSL
- the LOC124409492 gene encoding arylalkylamine N-acetyltransferase 1 isoform X3, translating into MYPCSLYPRFSSKTRASGYSCPFHNMASDMKVVSIQEDRFSDVIVHLRKNFFADEPLNKAVKLCKRGEPHAALERHSLATLQQGFSRMAVTEDGVIAGVALNGTVKKSEREEAESRLLETADEKFKAIFTLLYGVNEKVDLFSTYDIEELFECRILSVDENFRGKGLASTLMTDSMETAKQAGFKHAKFRSFAWMVLFSVYAAILVRLFL
- the LOC124409492 gene encoding arylalkylamine N-acetyltransferase 1 isoform X2, which encodes MYPCSLYPRFSSKTRASGYSCPFHNMASDMKVVSIQEDRFSDVIVHLRKNFFADEPLNKAVKLCKRGEPHAALERHSLATLQQGFSRMAVTEDGVIAGVALNGTVKKSEREEAESRLLETADEKFKAIFTLLYGVNEKVDLFSTYDIEELFECRILSVDENFRGKGLASTLMTDSMETAKQAGFKYDCFYRYSKLTRLVYTPRKSVKILDLKLWRRFHTAK
- the LOC124409963 gene encoding MAPK regulated corepressor interacting protein 2-like isoform X4, which codes for MYTVSKGPSKIVAKTRRGISQNLERLETLRDLTRKSDPDENHDVTNHVPKPVFHINGKSKFSSQRHLQNQEAITPQHEELIKFVYESWSQVSTQNSESSDGSECSEPCSPGAIVYYNDGEPNVVLQVLDSSEYPT
- the LOC124409963 gene encoding MAPK regulated corepressor interacting protein 2-like isoform X2; translated protein: MYTVSKGPSKIVAKTRRGISQNLERLETLRDLTRKSDPDENHDVTNHVPKPVFHINGKSKFSSQRHLQNQEAITPQHEELIKFVYESWSQVSTQNSESSDGSECSEPCSPGAIVYYNDGEPNVVLQDFKPFDLESWWGKRLFHNITKSL
- the LOC124409488 gene encoding zinc finger protein 622, which codes for MNTPYTCITCRVAFRDLDIQRQHYKSDWHRYNLKRKVADLPPVTSDEFQRRVIAQRGKEEQSYNCKACRKSFNTKNQFENHAISKKHKEKALSFHDEDVLEATTLEASKNGENLSAKNNCRPNSRFKNPPETLEDMEIDSEVESIDSDEWIEDTENPVENNDCLFCSHHSRSFVRNLKHMTEAHSFFLPDPEYCTNPRGLLIYLGEKVYAGYMCLWCNNSGKAFQSAEAARTHMLDKGHCKMLHEGEALAEYADFYDYSSSYPDEGHENPDEEVQIPEIDDTDYQLVLPSGATIGHRSLMRYYKQSLDPNRALALPKRDKLRAVLTQYRALGWTDTQKEAAIKKARDIRYMQKVQARYSTQLQFKANKLQKHFRQQVNF
- the LOC124409963 gene encoding MAPK regulated corepressor interacting protein 2-like isoform X1, which codes for MYTVSKGPSKIVAKTRRGISQNLERLETLRDLTRKSDPDENHDVTNHVPKPVFHINGKSKFSSQRHLQNQEAITPQHEELIKFVYESWSQVSTQNSESSDGSECSEPCRHNFITGPGAIVYYNDGEPNVVLQDFKPFDLESWWGKRLFHNITKSL
- the LOC124409492 gene encoding arylalkylamine N-acetyltransferase 1 isoform X1; the protein is MYPCSLYPRFSSKTRASGYSCPFHNMASDMKVVSIQEDRFSDVIVHLRKNFFADEPLNKAVKLCKRGEPHAALERHSLATLQQGFSRMAVTEDGVIAGVALNGTVKKSEREEAESRLLETADEKFKAIFTLLYGVNEKVDLFSTYDIEELFECRILSVDENFRGKGLASTLMTDSMETAKQAGFKVFKADATGVYSQKICENFGFKTVAEIPYSEIDENIRPPPPHEALKLMVKILE
- the LOC124409492 gene encoding arylalkylamine N-acetyltransferase 1 isoform X4; translation: MYPCSLYPRFSSKTRASGYSCPFHNMASDMKVVSIQEDRFSDVIVHLRKNFFADEPLNKAVKLCKRGEPHAALERHSLATLQQGFSRMAVTEDGVIAGVALNGTVKKSEREEAESRLLETADEKFKAIFTLLYGVNEKVDLFSTYDIEELFECRILSVDENFRGKGLASTLMTDSMETAKQAGFKIGTTVFIGIQS
- the LOC124409963 gene encoding MAPK regulated corepressor interacting protein 2-like isoform X3; this encodes MYTVSKGPSKIVAKTRRGISQNLERLETLRDLTRKSDPDENHDVTNHVPKPVFHINGKSKFSSQRHLQNQEAITPQHEELIKFVYESWSQVSTQNSESSDGSECSEPCRHNFITGPGAIVYYNDGEPNVVLQVLDSSEYPT